The following coding sequences lie in one Yoonia sp. G8-12 genomic window:
- a CDS encoding ASCH domain-containing protein, translated as MTNDTEDLQDTYPGAGTFKFGDSAALCQHLIALVRQGKKTATCGALADFDGEPEAMPVVGRCDIAANWDGTPALVIRTTKVEEIRYCDVTEDMALAEGENDTLLGWRKDHKAYFKRNGGFDPEMMLVFEHFELVEDLAGREL; from the coding sequence ATGACCAACGACACCGAAGACCTGCAAGACACATACCCCGGCGCGGGTACGTTCAAATTCGGCGATAGCGCGGCCCTGTGCCAACACCTGATCGCCCTCGTCCGCCAAGGCAAGAAAACCGCGACCTGTGGCGCTCTGGCCGATTTTGACGGCGAGCCTGAGGCGATGCCTGTCGTCGGCCGCTGCGATATCGCGGCGAACTGGGATGGCACCCCTGCGCTTGTCATCCGCACCACCAAGGTCGAGGAAATCCGCTATTGCGACGTGACCGAAGACATGGCCTTGGCCGAGGGCGAGAACGACACGCTGTTGGGCTGGCGCAAGGATCACAAGGCGTATTTCAAACGCAACGGCGGGTTTGACCCCGAAATGATGCTGGTCTTTGAACATTTTGAACTGGTCGAGGATCTGGCAGGCCGCGAGTTGTAA
- the pheS gene encoding phenylalanine--tRNA ligase subunit alpha, with translation MDDLKQKYLGLIADAADEATIEDLRVQAVGKKGEISLQMRELGKMTPEERQTAGPALNALKDEINSALAAKKMALADAALDARLRGEWLDVTLPARDARQGSIHPISQVTEEVTAIFADMGFRVAEGPQIESDWYNFDALNIPGHHPARAEMDTFYTHRAEGDDRPPHVLRTHTSPVQIRSMEKTGAPTRIICPGRVYRADYDQTHTPMFHQVEGLAIDKDISMANLKWVLEEFVKSYFEVDHVDIRFRASHFPFTEPSAEVDIRCSWEGGTLKVGEGDDWLEILGSGMVHPKVLQAGGIDPAEWQGFAFGMGIDRIAMLKYGIPDLRAFFDSDLRWLRHYGFSALDVPTLHGGLSR, from the coding sequence ATGGACGATCTGAAACAAAAATACCTTGGCTTGATTGCCGATGCTGCCGATGAGGCCACAATCGAAGATCTGCGCGTGCAGGCCGTTGGCAAAAAGGGCGAGATCAGTTTGCAGATGCGCGAACTGGGCAAGATGACGCCTGAAGAACGCCAGACCGCTGGTCCCGCGCTCAATGCACTCAAGGACGAGATCAATTCAGCCCTCGCAGCCAAGAAAATGGCACTGGCTGATGCTGCCCTTGATGCGCGTCTACGCGGCGAGTGGCTGGACGTGACCCTGCCTGCGCGCGATGCCCGCCAAGGATCAATCCACCCCATCAGCCAAGTGACCGAGGAGGTCACCGCGATCTTTGCCGACATGGGGTTCCGCGTTGCCGAAGGCCCGCAGATCGAAAGTGACTGGTATAACTTTGACGCGCTGAACATCCCCGGCCACCATCCGGCACGGGCCGAAATGGACACGTTCTATACGCACCGCGCGGAAGGCGACGACCGCCCGCCGCATGTGTTGCGTACCCACACCAGCCCCGTGCAAATCCGTTCGATGGAGAAAACCGGCGCGCCGACCCGTATCATCTGCCCCGGCCGCGTGTACCGCGCTGATTATGACCAGACGCATACGCCGATGTTCCACCAGGTCGAAGGCCTTGCCATCGACAAAGACATCAGCATGGCGAACCTGAAATGGGTGCTGGAAGAGTTCGTGAAATCCTACTTCGAGGTCGACCACGTCGACATCCGCTTCCGCGCGTCGCACTTTCCGTTCACCGAGCCCTCAGCCGAGGTCGATATCCGCTGTTCGTGGGAAGGCGGCACGCTGAAAGTGGGCGAGGGTGACGACTGGCTGGAAATTCTCGGCTCTGGCATGGTGCACCCCAAGGTGCTGCAAGCTGGCGGGATTGATCCGGCGGAATGGCAAGGCTTTGCCTTTGGCATGGGCATCGACCGTATCGCGATGCTGAAATACGGGATACCGGATTTGCGGGCGTTCTTTGACAGTGATCTGCGGTGGTTGCGGCACTATGGGTTCAGTGCGTTGGATGTACCGACGTTGCATGGTGGGTTGAGTAGGTGA
- a CDS encoding Hint domain-containing protein — MSGTERMTPQGRVAIEDLRVGDLVLTRDHGAHHGACPAGTTAAPRLNASCNQAPISLTPLGRLQEAPDGRSETKIPWLDCRCCR; from the coding sequence GTGTCGGGCACCGAGCGTATGACACCTCAAGGCCGCGTTGCCATCGAGGATTTGAGGGTGGGCGATTTGGTGCTGACCCGTGATCATGGCGCGCACCACGGTGCCTGTCCAGCTGGCACGACTGCTGCGCCAAGGCTGAACGCTTCTTGCAACCAAGCGCCCATTTCGCTAACTCCGCTGGGACGATTGCAAGAGGCGCCCGATGGACGATCTGAAACAAAAATACCTTGGCTTGATTGCCGATGCTGCCGATGA